A single window of Sphingomonas sp. IW22 DNA harbors:
- a CDS encoding nitrate/nitrite transporter: MATAFWEETRTEKNGFWQSGHKPTLVAAFLYFDLAFMVWVLLGPLAPEIAKSLALTPAQKGLMVAVPTLAGAVLRVVNGLLVDRIGPKRSGAISQVIVIAGLFTAWVMGVSSFAGTLALGVVLGFAGASFAIALPLASRWYPPEHQGKAMGLAGMGNSGTVLAALFAPALAKLFGWNAVLGLACIPLTIVFALYLAMAKDAPGAPAPKRLAEYLAPLKQADAWWLMGFYSVTFGGFVGLAASLPIYFTDRFGLTTIQAGYATAACVFAGSLVRPIGGALADRVGGVKALTAVFLLAAAALAGVASAGSFAAALTLFVIAMLALGVGNGSVFQLVPQRFAAEIGVMTGLVGMAGGVGGFYLASSLGLAKQWTGSFAPGFLIFAALALVALAGLSLVKGSWRRSWGAAEGVRI; the protein is encoded by the coding sequence ATGGCAACGGCATTCTGGGAAGAGACAAGGACTGAAAAGAACGGCTTCTGGCAAAGCGGACACAAGCCCACGCTGGTTGCAGCATTTTTGTATTTCGACCTCGCCTTCATGGTGTGGGTGCTGCTGGGGCCGCTTGCGCCCGAGATCGCCAAGTCGCTGGCGCTGACGCCGGCGCAGAAAGGGTTGATGGTCGCAGTGCCGACGCTGGCGGGCGCGGTGTTGCGCGTCGTCAATGGGCTGCTGGTCGACCGGATCGGTCCCAAGCGGTCGGGCGCGATCAGCCAGGTGATTGTCATTGCGGGGCTGTTCACCGCCTGGGTGATGGGCGTCAGCAGCTTTGCCGGCACGCTGGCGCTGGGCGTGGTGCTGGGTTTCGCAGGCGCGTCGTTCGCGATTGCGCTACCGCTGGCCAGCCGCTGGTACCCGCCCGAGCATCAGGGCAAGGCCATGGGTCTGGCAGGTATGGGCAATTCTGGCACCGTGCTCGCGGCTCTGTTCGCGCCCGCGCTTGCCAAGCTGTTCGGCTGGAACGCGGTTCTGGGCCTTGCCTGCATTCCGCTGACGATCGTTTTCGCACTCTATCTCGCAATGGCCAAGGATGCGCCCGGCGCGCCTGCGCCCAAGCGCCTGGCTGAATATCTGGCGCCGCTGAAGCAGGCGGACGCGTGGTGGCTGATGGGCTTCTATTCGGTCACCTTTGGCGGGTTCGTGGGCCTGGCGGCGAGCCTGCCGATCTACTTTACCGATCGCTTTGGCCTGACGACGATCCAGGCAGGCTATGCGACCGCGGCTTGCGTATTCGCGGGGTCTCTGGTCCGGCCGATCGGTGGCGCGCTGGCCGACCGGGTCGGCGGCGTAAAGGCGCTGACTGCCGTGTTCCTGCTTGCCGCGGCGGCGCTGGCGGGCGTGGCGAGCGCGGGCAGCTTTGCCGCGGCGTTGACGCTGTTCGTCATCGCCATGCTGGCGCTGGGCGTCGGCAACGGGTCGGTATTCCAGCTCGTGCCGCAGCGCTTTGCCGCAGAAATCGGCGTGATGACCGGCTTGGTCGGCATGGCTGGCGGGGTTGGCGGCTTCTATCTCGCCTCATCGCTCGGCCTTGCCAAACAGTGGACGGGCAGCTTCGCGCCGGGCTTCCTTATCTTTGCCGCTCTTGCGCTCGTCGCACTTGCCGGGCTTTCGCTGGTCAAGGGCAGCTGGCGGCGCAGCTGGGGCGCGGCCGAGGGGGTGCGGATCTGA
- a CDS encoding ABC transporter substrate-binding protein — protein sequence MSLERLRIGFLPLVDAALPILAHELGFAEAEGLTLDLVRDVTWATVRDRLLYGHTDAAHLVAPLAIATALGRDRPPTAMAVPFVLGLNGNAITFSTALGEACGLGEALGDPHAVGAALREVARSRRLRFGVVHRYSSHNYMLRYWLAAVGIRPDTDVEIVVTSPPFAADALASGEVDGICVGEPWNSIAVDRGVGRIALATAQIWRRGVEKVLAMRADIAAERPDATQRLIRALHAAAAHFVRPDTVEASAKILAQPAYLDAPADAILRAITDRIRLVQGGEPVHYPDFMFQHREAANFPWRSQAAWLYAQMTRWDGRGYDAGDAAIAAATFRPDLYRAALAGSGAVLPGASSKLEGALGEPIGAGSTQGRLVLGNDRFFDGRAFDPDDIPGYLATLP from the coding sequence ATGAGCCTCGAGCGCCTCCGCATCGGCTTCCTGCCGCTGGTCGATGCCGCACTGCCGATCCTGGCACACGAACTGGGCTTCGCCGAAGCAGAGGGCCTGACGCTGGACCTAGTGCGCGACGTCACATGGGCGACCGTGCGCGACCGGCTGCTTTATGGCCATACCGACGCCGCGCACCTGGTCGCGCCGCTGGCGATCGCCACCGCGCTGGGACGCGATCGGCCGCCAACGGCAATGGCGGTGCCGTTCGTTCTGGGGCTGAACGGCAACGCGATCACCTTTTCGACCGCGCTGGGCGAGGCGTGCGGACTGGGAGAGGCGCTGGGCGATCCGCACGCGGTCGGTGCCGCATTGCGGGAAGTGGCGCGCTCGCGCCGGCTCCGCTTTGGCGTCGTGCATCGCTATTCGAGCCACAACTACATGCTGCGCTATTGGCTCGCGGCGGTGGGTATCCGGCCCGACACCGATGTCGAGATCGTCGTCACCAGCCCGCCCTTTGCCGCTGATGCACTTGCGAGCGGCGAGGTCGACGGCATCTGCGTGGGTGAGCCGTGGAACTCGATCGCCGTTGATCGAGGGGTCGGCCGGATTGCTTTGGCGACGGCTCAGATCTGGCGTCGCGGCGTCGAAAAGGTGCTGGCGATGCGCGCCGACATCGCCGCCGAACGCCCCGACGCGACCCAGCGACTGATCCGTGCGCTTCATGCCGCGGCCGCCCATTTCGTGCGGCCAGACACAGTGGAGGCGAGCGCGAAGATCCTGGCGCAACCTGCCTATCTGGATGCACCCGCCGACGCGATCCTCCGCGCGATCACCGACCGCATCCGGCTCGTGCAGGGCGGCGAGCCGGTCCATTATCCCGACTTCATGTTCCAGCATCGGGAAGCGGCGAACTTTCCGTGGCGCAGCCAGGCGGCGTGGCTGTATGCGCAGATGACGCGCTGGGACGGGCGCGGCTATGACGCGGGCGATGCGGCGATCGCAGCGGCGACGTTCCGCCCCGACCTTTACCGCGCCGCGCTCGCCGGCTCGGGCGCGGTACTGCCAGGCGCGTCCTCGAAGCTGGAGGGGGCGCTGGGCGAGCCGATAGGCGCAGGTTCCACACAAGGTCGGCTGGTGCTTGGCAACGACCGCTTCTTCGACGGGCGTGCCTTCGACCCCGATGACATTCCGGGTTATCTTGCCACGCTGCCCTGA
- a CDS encoding ANTAR domain-containing response regulator, protein MRIAIIDTSTTRAAIIAEGLRDAGLDDQVVIDPAGPLARQIEACAPEVVLINLENPSRDQLEDFFVMSRALGRPIAMFVDQSDAESALAAVDAGVSAYVVDGLARQRIKPVLDVAIRRFQAFSRLQAELAEAKTALADRQTIDRAKAILMRRRGIDEPAAYSLLRGHAMQSNRRIAEVAEAIVTSDALMGDLP, encoded by the coding sequence GTGAGAATCGCCATCATCGATACCAGCACGACGCGTGCGGCGATCATCGCCGAGGGGCTGCGCGACGCCGGGCTAGACGACCAAGTGGTGATCGACCCTGCCGGGCCGCTGGCGCGGCAGATCGAGGCGTGTGCGCCTGAAGTCGTGCTCATCAACCTTGAAAACCCGAGCCGCGACCAGCTCGAGGATTTCTTTGTCATGTCGCGGGCGCTCGGCCGGCCGATCGCGATGTTCGTTGACCAGTCGGACGCCGAAAGCGCGCTTGCCGCAGTGGATGCGGGCGTGTCCGCCTATGTCGTCGACGGGCTGGCCCGGCAGCGCATCAAGCCCGTGCTCGACGTCGCGATCCGGCGGTTCCAGGCGTTCTCTCGTCTGCAGGCCGAACTGGCCGAGGCCAAGACTGCGCTGGCCGACCGTCAGACGATCGACCGGGCCAAGGCAATCCTGATGCGCCGCCGCGGCATTGACGAGCCTGCCGCCTATTCGCTGCTACGTGGCCATGCGATGCAGTCCAACCGACGCATCGCCGAAGTGGCCGAGGCGATCGTCACAAGCGATGCGCTGATGGGAGACCTGCCATGA
- a CDS encoding helix-turn-helix domain-containing protein yields MFQIIRSPLQLGTAISNARKERGWTQRDLSALSGLRQELISRIETGHEGTKLSSIQSLFAVLDLDLIVEERNARNTQGIEDIF; encoded by the coding sequence ATGTTCCAGATCATCAGATCCCCGCTGCAACTGGGAACAGCCATCAGCAACGCCCGCAAGGAGCGTGGATGGACGCAGCGCGATCTCTCCGCCCTCTCTGGCCTGCGTCAGGAACTCATCTCGAGGATCGAGACGGGCCACGAGGGCACGAAGCTCTCGTCGATCCAATCGCTGTTTGCGGTGCTCGACCTCGATCTAATCGTCGAGGAACGAAACGCCCGTAACACGCAAGGCATCGAGGACATCTTCTGA
- a CDS encoding type II toxin-antitoxin system HipA family toxin: protein MPRRRAHAPLDVFINNRLVGHLAKENDGAVRFGYASRWLEWQNAFAVSLSLPLRSTQYAGAPVAAVFDNLLPDNPDIRRRVAERTGAEGTDAYSLLEEIGRDCVGAMQFLHEGEQPSALSDVQGERISIEEIEKILANLARAPLGMDVEQEFRISVAGAQEKTALLHHRGRWLRPRGTTPTTHILKPQLGLIPTAVGPIDMDASVDNEHYCLTLLEEFGLKVAQTRIDTFGKRRVLVVERFDRLWRGGAELLRLPQEDCCQALGVPPARKYQSDGGPSAAGILKLLQQADEPVDDQAAFFRAIILFWLIGATDGHGKNFSIFLRPGGRYALTPFYDVLTAQPAFDRRQIPHRSFRLAMSAGKSRKYKILDISGRHFVETGLEGGMGRAMIFAAIRDVLDNAVSASERALARMPEDFATEIHESVRAAIGERLARLEGGLAEI, encoded by the coding sequence ATGCCACGCAGGAGAGCTCACGCCCCGCTCGACGTTTTCATCAACAACCGGCTTGTCGGCCATTTGGCCAAGGAGAACGACGGTGCTGTCCGGTTCGGCTACGCCAGCCGTTGGCTCGAATGGCAGAATGCCTTTGCTGTCTCGCTGTCTCTGCCGCTGCGGTCCACGCAATATGCCGGCGCACCCGTCGCCGCTGTCTTCGATAACCTGCTCCCCGACAATCCCGATATCCGCAGACGGGTTGCCGAGCGGACCGGTGCAGAGGGAACTGACGCATACAGCCTTCTGGAGGAGATCGGTCGGGACTGCGTGGGCGCCATGCAATTTCTCCATGAAGGCGAACAGCCAAGCGCGCTGAGCGACGTTCAGGGAGAGCGGATTTCGATCGAAGAAATTGAAAAAATCCTGGCCAATCTCGCACGGGCGCCTCTTGGCATGGATGTCGAACAGGAGTTTCGCATCTCGGTTGCCGGAGCGCAGGAGAAGACGGCACTGCTCCACCATCGAGGCAGGTGGCTGCGACCCAGAGGCACCACCCCAACCACCCACATTCTGAAACCACAGCTCGGGCTGATACCGACCGCGGTTGGGCCAATCGACATGGATGCGAGCGTCGACAACGAGCACTACTGCCTGACGCTCCTCGAGGAGTTCGGACTCAAGGTCGCACAGACCCGCATCGACACGTTTGGGAAGCGCCGCGTCCTCGTGGTTGAGCGTTTCGATCGCCTTTGGCGGGGCGGCGCAGAGCTGCTGCGCCTGCCTCAGGAAGACTGTTGTCAGGCCCTAGGCGTTCCGCCTGCCCGCAAGTACCAGAGCGACGGCGGTCCCAGCGCAGCGGGCATCCTGAAGCTGCTGCAGCAGGCTGACGAACCAGTCGACGATCAGGCGGCATTCTTCAGGGCCATCATTCTGTTCTGGCTCATCGGCGCGACCGACGGACACGGAAAGAACTTCAGCATCTTTCTCCGCCCGGGCGGCCGATATGCGCTGACGCCATTCTATGATGTGCTTACCGCACAGCCCGCCTTCGACAGGAGACAGATCCCCCACAGGAGCTTCAGACTGGCGATGTCGGCCGGAAAGAGCCGGAAATACAAAATACTCGACATATCCGGGCGCCATTTTGTCGAGACCGGCCTCGAAGGAGGGATGGGTCGCGCCATGATTTTCGCGGCAATTCGCGACGTGCTCGACAATGCGGTATCAGCTTCCGAGCGGGCACTTGCCAGGATGCCCGAAGATTTCGCGACCGAGATCCATGAGAGCGTGAGGGCAGCCATCGGGGAGCGGCTTGCGCGGCTCGAGGGGGGACTCGCAGAGATCTAA
- a CDS encoding recombinase family protein, whose product MGKTLGYARISTDQGQDATSQKIMLEKLGAVVVFVDIGNGSKLTGRDQLEAALRLLDEGDTLLALHPDRLARDTGDLLTIAKRVIEKKAVLRINDPAITLDGSDIMAEVMLTVFGLVGMMEKHFIKARQRRGIEAAKQRGNVYKGRPATISPDAVRDLRAEGMGATQIAKRLKIGRASVYRLLAA is encoded by the coding sequence ATGGGCAAGACGCTGGGCTACGCACGGATCAGCACCGATCAGGGGCAGGACGCCACCAGCCAGAAGATCATGTTGGAGAAGCTCGGTGCGGTCGTCGTGTTTGTCGATATCGGCAACGGCTCGAAGCTCACCGGGCGAGATCAACTCGAAGCAGCCCTGCGCCTGCTCGATGAGGGCGACACCCTATTGGCTCTTCACCCGGACAGGCTTGCCAGAGATACCGGCGACCTGCTGACGATCGCCAAGCGCGTCATTGAGAAGAAGGCCGTGCTGCGGATCAATGACCCGGCCATCACGCTCGACGGCAGCGATATCATGGCCGAGGTGATGCTGACCGTGTTCGGACTGGTGGGGATGATGGAGAAGCACTTCATCAAGGCGAGGCAGCGCCGGGGGATCGAAGCCGCGAAGCAGCGTGGCAATGTCTACAAGGGCCGTCCCGCGACGATTAGCCCGGACGCTGTGCGCGATCTTCGTGCTGAGGGGATGGGGGCCACCCAGATCGCCAAGCGCCTCAAGATCGGGCGTGCATCGGTCTACCGACTGCTCGCCGCCTGA
- a CDS encoding type I restriction endonuclease subunit R yields the protein MSIHKEVRFEDEICAHLAKHGWLYEPGSAALYDRKRALFAPDLVAWVQETQPKVWESLSRSHGSGAEGALLDRVRKQIDVRGTLDVIRHGVEMVGVRGMISLAQFKPAMGMNPDIIAAYQANRLRVVRQLRYSVANENCFDLALFLNGVPVATAELKTDFTQSITDAIDQYRFDRLPRPKGGNSEPLLTFPSGALVHFAVSNSEVHMTTKLAGPTTRFLPFNKGDAGGAGNPLNEHGHRTAYLWEDIWERKSWLEIIGRYLVAQRDAKRAITGIIFPRYHQLDATRKLRAAVRSEGAGGKYLIQHSAGSGKTNSIAWAAHFLADLHTDADEKLFSTVIVVSDRNVIDAQLQDALFGFERTTGVVATIRSEGGAKSGQLADALAQGKKIIVCTIQTFPFALEAVRDLAATQGKRFAVIADEAHSSQTGEAAKKLKQLLSPEEIAELQDGGEASTEDILTAQMAARAGDSGVTYVAFTATPKGKTLELFGRKPEPDQPSGPSNLPSAFHVYSMRQAIEEGFILDVLKNYTPYRLAFRLANEGQEWDDQQVERSTALKGIMRWVRLHPYNIAQKVQIVVEHFRENVEPLLDGKAKAMVVLGSRVEAVRWKKAIDGYIKSQGYGLGTLVAFSGEVNDPESSDEPVTEGSASLNPGLKGRDIRDAFAGADFHLLLVANKFQTGFDQPLLCGMYVDRRLAGIQAVQTLSRLNRAHPGKDTTYVLDFVNSSEEILTAFRTYYDTAELEGVTDPNLVLDLKGKLDASGHYDDFEVERVAAVEMNPRAKQGDLIAAIEPVADRLLKRYKAAQERLRSARERNDDDGASDAQDEINALVLFKNDMAAYQRAYSFLSQIFDYGSSAVEKRFLFYKRLVPLLEFGREREGVDLSKVVLTHHSLKDEGQRRLDVAGRDESKLKPMTEVGSGSVQEKDKALLAEIIERVNDLFGADTTDGDQLSYVTTLRDKMLESDALVTQAANNTEAQFANSPTLKDELMNAIIEAFEAHSSLSKQALDSQKVRDGLKEVLLGPAQLYEALRARADREPIGASA from the coding sequence ATGAGCATCCACAAGGAAGTCCGTTTCGAGGACGAAATCTGTGCGCACCTCGCTAAGCATGGCTGGCTCTACGAACCCGGCAGCGCCGCGCTCTACGACCGCAAGCGGGCGTTGTTTGCGCCCGATCTGGTTGCGTGGGTGCAGGAGACGCAGCCGAAGGTGTGGGAGTCACTGAGCCGCAGTCACGGCTCGGGCGCTGAGGGCGCGCTGCTCGACCGCGTGCGTAAACAGATCGACGTTCGCGGCACGCTGGATGTGATCCGTCACGGTGTCGAGATGGTCGGGGTGCGAGGCATGATCTCGCTGGCCCAGTTCAAGCCCGCGATGGGCATGAACCCTGATATCATCGCGGCCTATCAGGCGAACCGGCTCAGGGTGGTGCGCCAGCTTCGCTACTCCGTGGCGAACGAGAACTGCTTCGATCTGGCGCTGTTCCTCAACGGCGTTCCCGTCGCGACCGCTGAGTTGAAGACGGACTTTACCCAATCGATCACTGACGCCATCGACCAATATCGGTTCGACCGCCTGCCCCGTCCCAAGGGCGGCAACTCCGAACCGCTGCTGACCTTCCCCAGCGGTGCGCTCGTTCACTTCGCGGTGAGCAACAGCGAAGTCCACATGACCACCAAACTGGCAGGGCCGACCACGCGCTTCCTCCCGTTCAACAAGGGCGATGCAGGCGGCGCGGGCAACCCGCTCAATGAGCACGGGCACCGCACGGCGTATCTGTGGGAAGATATCTGGGAGCGGAAAAGCTGGTTGGAGATCATCGGCCGCTACCTCGTTGCTCAGCGTGATGCGAAGCGGGCGATCACCGGCATCATTTTCCCCCGCTATCACCAGCTTGATGCCACCCGGAAGCTGCGCGCGGCCGTGCGCAGCGAGGGGGCAGGCGGCAAATACCTGATCCAGCACTCAGCAGGTAGCGGCAAGACCAACTCGATCGCGTGGGCGGCGCATTTCCTCGCCGACCTCCACACCGATGCCGACGAGAAGCTCTTCTCCACCGTCATCGTCGTGTCGGATCGCAACGTCATCGACGCCCAGCTTCAGGACGCGCTGTTCGGGTTTGAGCGGACCACCGGAGTGGTGGCGACGATCCGCAGCGAGGGTGGGGCCAAGAGCGGCCAGCTTGCCGACGCGCTGGCGCAGGGCAAGAAGATCATCGTCTGCACCATCCAGACCTTTCCCTTCGCGCTTGAAGCCGTCCGCGATCTCGCCGCCACACAAGGCAAACGGTTCGCCGTCATCGCCGACGAGGCGCATAGCTCCCAGACCGGCGAGGCGGCGAAGAAGCTCAAGCAGCTGCTGTCCCCCGAGGAGATCGCTGAGCTTCAGGACGGCGGTGAGGCGAGCACCGAGGATATTCTGACCGCCCAGATGGCGGCGCGGGCTGGCGATAGCGGCGTCACCTATGTGGCGTTCACCGCCACGCCAAAGGGCAAGACGCTTGAACTGTTCGGGCGCAAGCCGGAGCCCGATCAGCCATCCGGCCCCAGCAATCTGCCGTCCGCCTTCCACGTCTACTCAATGAGACAGGCGATTGAGGAGGGCTTCATCCTCGACGTGCTCAAGAACTACACGCCCTACCGGCTCGCCTTCCGCCTCGCCAATGAGGGACAGGAATGGGACGATCAGCAGGTCGAGCGCAGCACCGCGCTCAAGGGCATCATGCGCTGGGTGCGCCTCCACCCCTACAACATCGCCCAGAAGGTGCAGATCGTCGTTGAGCACTTCCGCGAAAACGTCGAGCCGCTGCTCGATGGCAAAGCCAAGGCCATGGTCGTGCTGGGAAGTCGGGTAGAGGCCGTGCGCTGGAAGAAGGCAATCGACGGTTACATCAAGTCGCAGGGCTACGGCCTTGGCACGCTGGTCGCCTTCTCTGGTGAGGTGAACGATCCTGAGTCGAGCGACGAGCCGGTCACTGAGGGCAGCGCCTCGCTGAATCCGGGCCTCAAGGGCCGTGACATTCGTGATGCGTTCGCAGGCGCGGATTTCCACCTCCTGCTGGTCGCCAACAAGTTCCAGACCGGCTTCGATCAGCCGCTGCTGTGCGGCATGTATGTCGATCGACGGCTTGCGGGTATTCAAGCGGTGCAGACGCTATCGCGCCTCAACCGTGCTCACCCCGGCAAGGACACCACCTACGTCCTCGATTTCGTGAACTCGTCCGAGGAAATCCTAACCGCCTTCCGCACCTATTATGACACCGCCGAACTTGAGGGCGTGACTGACCCGAACCTCGTCCTCGATCTCAAGGGCAAGCTCGACGCCAGCGGCCACTACGATGATTTTGAGGTCGAGCGTGTCGCTGCGGTCGAGATGAACCCCCGCGCCAAGCAGGGTGATCTCATCGCTGCCATCGAGCCTGTCGCTGACCGCCTGCTCAAGCGCTACAAAGCTGCGCAGGAACGCCTGCGGAGCGCACGAGAGCGTAACGACGATGACGGCGCGTCGGACGCTCAGGATGAGATCAACGCGCTGGTTCTGTTCAAGAACGACATGGCGGCATACCAGCGCGCATACAGCTTCCTCTCGCAGATTTTCGACTACGGCAGCAGCGCGGTTGAGAAGCGCTTCCTGTTCTATAAGCGGCTGGTCCCGTTGCTGGAGTTCGGTCGCGAACGCGAGGGCGTGGACCTGTCCAAAGTCGTGCTGACGCACCACAGCCTCAAAGATGAGGGGCAGCGGCGCCTCGACGTGGCAGGTCGTGATGAGAGCAAGCTCAAGCCCATGACCGAGGTCGGTTCCGGGTCGGTGCAGGAGAAAGACAAGGCGCTGCTCGCCGAGATCATTGAGCGCGTGAACGATTTGTTCGGCGCTGACACGACCGATGGCGATCAACTGAGCTACGTCACTACCCTGCGCGACAAGATGCTCGAATCTGACGCGCTGGTTACGCAGGCGGCGAACAACACTGAAGCGCAGTTTGCCAACTCGCCCACGCTCAAGGACGAGTTGATGAACGCGATCATTGAGGCGTTCGAGGCTCACTCTTCACTAAGTAAGCAGGCCCTCGACTCGCAGAAGGTGCGCGATGGCCTGAAGGAGGTGCTGCTCGGCCCTGCCCAGCTTTACGAGGCGCTGCGTGCGCGGGCTGACCGGGAGCCGATTGGAGCGTCAGCTTGA
- a CDS encoding DUF4268 domain-containing protein has product MPVYEVNEGKLTAANPTRFDVEGLRERQDIQRMLRDQITVLGEDLFVLSDEYGGWIDSNRRIDLLCLDPEANLVVVELKRDDAGHMELQAIRYGAMIARMTFAEAVEAHTQYLRRCGQSGDEAEAALLAFLNWQEAEQEEFGGSVRIILASAAFSKELTTTVLWLREQGLDISCIRLSPYKLGDGRLLLDVQPIIPLPEATQFQTQIGLKRQAEQKAKVERHEIRYEFWQSLLALAAQQTPLHAGRSPSKDNWISASAGVPGFNFSYTIRQSDSQVHLWIEDNQSFFLRMEAERAAIESEFGGDLIWKRDDRQRGTLIGALVDGGYRSDREDWPKVQQALVDAMVRLERVMRPRLNQVRAGQR; this is encoded by the coding sequence ATGCCGGTCTACGAAGTCAATGAAGGAAAGCTCACCGCCGCGAACCCGACGCGCTTCGACGTTGAGGGCTTGCGCGAGCGTCAGGACATTCAGCGCATGCTGCGCGACCAGATCACGGTGCTCGGCGAAGACCTGTTCGTATTGTCCGATGAGTATGGGGGGTGGATCGACAGCAATCGCCGCATCGACCTGCTTTGCCTCGATCCCGAGGCGAACCTCGTCGTGGTCGAACTCAAGCGTGACGACGCGGGGCACATGGAGCTTCAGGCGATCCGCTACGGGGCGATGATCGCGCGAATGACGTTCGCTGAGGCAGTCGAAGCGCACACGCAATACCTTCGTCGTTGCGGTCAGAGCGGGGACGAAGCCGAGGCGGCACTGCTCGCCTTCCTCAACTGGCAGGAGGCCGAGCAGGAAGAGTTTGGCGGCAGCGTTCGCATCATTCTCGCCTCAGCTGCCTTCAGCAAGGAACTGACCACCACCGTGTTGTGGCTGCGCGAGCAGGGCCTCGACATCAGTTGCATCCGGCTGAGCCCCTACAAGCTCGGCGATGGTCGCCTGCTGCTCGACGTGCAGCCAATCATCCCGCTACCCGAGGCGACCCAGTTCCAGACGCAGATCGGGCTCAAGCGGCAGGCCGAGCAGAAGGCGAAGGTGGAGCGCCACGAGATACGCTACGAGTTCTGGCAGAGCCTGCTCGCGCTCGCCGCTCAGCAGACGCCGCTACATGCCGGTCGGAGCCCTTCCAAGGACAACTGGATATCCGCCTCAGCGGGCGTTCCGGGCTTCAACTTCAGCTACACCATCCGGCAGAGCGACTCTCAGGTCCACCTGTGGATCGAGGACAATCAGAGCTTCTTCCTGCGCATGGAAGCCGAGCGCGCCGCCATAGAGAGCGAGTTTGGCGGCGACCTTATCTGGAAGCGGGATGATCGGCAGCGGGGCACGCTCATCGGTGCGCTGGTGGACGGAGGCTACCGCTCCGACCGCGAGGACTGGCCGAAGGTCCAGCAGGCGCTGGTGGACGCCATGGTGCGGCTTGAGCGGGTCATGCGTCCCCGCCTCAATCAGGTGCGGGCGGGGCAGCGCTGA
- a CDS encoding GIY-YIG nuclease family protein translates to MSLAVGRSLELYYIDGRPDGMVTAELFNWTGHVLLFPRTQLSEALVRTEASYAGVYLLLGDQNGEPFAYIGEGEDIGARIRQHDVRKEWWTSAVLVTAAANKLNKAHVRYLEARLISHAKAIGHTPLDNLTAPVLPVLSEADIAKMEAFLENLLIVLPAVRVDMFIQRTRSVRPMTTTTPVRFMADPQEVGTVGTRFVLESRKHGLRASAVLTNGEFVVEAGSMSRLEWTGLEHHTYASLYAELRRSGVLTERGAHCVFTQDYAFRSPSAAAAVVNGRASNGQIDWRTAEGGLTYKDWEARQVATPVGAMA, encoded by the coding sequence ATGAGCCTTGCGGTCGGTCGCTCCTTGGAGCTTTACTATATCGATGGTCGGCCCGATGGCATGGTCACTGCCGAGTTGTTCAACTGGACCGGCCACGTCCTGCTGTTCCCGCGCACCCAGTTGAGCGAGGCGCTCGTGCGCACTGAGGCGAGCTATGCGGGCGTCTACCTGCTGCTCGGCGACCAGAACGGCGAGCCGTTTGCCTACATCGGTGAGGGCGAGGATATCGGCGCGCGCATCCGTCAGCATGATGTGCGCAAGGAGTGGTGGACCAGTGCGGTGCTGGTCACCGCCGCAGCCAACAAGCTCAACAAGGCGCATGTTCGCTACCTCGAAGCGCGCCTGATCAGTCACGCCAAGGCGATAGGGCACACCCCGCTCGACAACCTGACTGCGCCGGTGCTGCCGGTCCTCAGCGAAGCCGACATCGCGAAGATGGAGGCGTTCCTTGAGAACCTGCTGATCGTGTTGCCCGCCGTGCGCGTTGATATGTTCATCCAGCGCACCCGGTCGGTGCGGCCCATGACAACCACCACGCCTGTGCGGTTCATGGCGGACCCGCAGGAGGTTGGCACTGTCGGAACGCGCTTCGTGCTGGAATCGCGCAAGCACGGCTTGCGTGCCTCGGCTGTTCTTACAAACGGCGAGTTCGTCGTTGAGGCCGGATCAATGAGCAGGCTCGAATGGACCGGCCTCGAACACCACACCTACGCCTCTCTCTACGCAGAGCTTCGCCGATCGGGCGTCCTCACCGAGCGTGGCGCGCACTGCGTGTTCACGCAGGACTATGCCTTCCGCAGCCCCAGCGCCGCAGCGGCGGTGGTGAACGGCAGGGCGTCAAACGGGCAGATTGACTGGCGCACCGCTGAAGGTGGGCTGACCTACAAGGACTGGGAAGCGCGGCAGGTCGCCACCCCGGTGGGAGCGATGGCATGA